The window AGGACTTAACGATCCCATACTGATTCAATTTTTTAAATATGTAGGGGGGCTATTCAAAGGTGACTTGGGAACTTCAACAATGACGGGAAGGCCCGTACTTGATGAGATATTAGAAAGATTTCCTGCCACACTTGAATTAACGATTTTTGCATTTATTATAGCTGTAGTTATAGGGATCTTTTGGGGTTCAAAAGCCGCACAAAAAAGAGACAAACCCATAGATATAATTGCCAGGGGATTTTCGATGCTTATGTATGCTGTACCGGTATTTTGGTTTGGTCTGATGATGCAATTCATTTTTGGAATGCAGTTGAAATGGTTACCCATTGCCGGGAGGATCGGGGCTACAGTTCAATTTGAAGAAATAACAGGTTTGTTTTTACTGGATTCTCTTTTAAGAGGGAATTGGACAGCTTTTTGGGATGTCTTACAACATTTGTTGTTGCCTGGTATTACTCTTGGCTTAGTTATCTCGAGTATTTTTTTAAGAATGGTTCGAAATAATACAATTTTAACGTTAACCTCTGACTATGTTAAATCTGCTAAAGCAAGAGGGATACCTGAAAATAGAATATTGTACAGACATGCTTTAAGAAATGCTTTAGTTCCTATTTTAACGGTCATGGGATTACAGCTTGCACTATTGATGGCTGGAGCTGTTTTAACTGAAACAACTTTTTCTTGGCCAGGGATTGGAAGTTATCTCATCATGAAAATCAGATACAGAGATTTCCCCGCTATTCAAGGAACGATAGTCTTTTTCGCTATTTTTGTAATAATAATTAACATTATAGTAGAAATTATCAACGCCTTAATAGACCCAAGGGTAAGGTACTGAGGAGGGTATAAAATTGGAAGAACATAAATTCATTTCATCGAAGATTGGAAAGAGCTTCTCCAGATTCTTTAGAGGTTCAAATGCTTGGCTTACCTTCATAGGTATGGTTATTTTGATTTTTTATATTTTCTTGGCCATTTTTTCTCCTCAAATAGCTCCTTACGACCCTACAGAAAGGGTTGGAAGATCTCTAACTTCTCCTAGTAGTGAGTTTTGGTTTGGAACGGACAATCTTGGCAGGGATGTGTTTAGCAGGGTTGTTTATGGAGCTAGAATTGCCTTAACAATAG of the Petrotoga mexicana DSM 14811 genome contains:
- a CDS encoding ABC transporter permease yields the protein MSLRNYIIVRILLAIPMLFVLLVVIFFVIRIIPGDPVAAMLGGRASQEVIEARRAELGLNDPILIQFFKYVGGLFKGDLGTSTMTGRPVLDEILERFPATLELTIFAFIIAVVIGIFWGSKAAQKRDKPIDIIARGFSMLMYAVPVFWFGLMMQFIFGMQLKWLPIAGRIGATVQFEEITGLFLLDSLLRGNWTAFWDVLQHLLLPGITLGLVISSIFLRMVRNNTILTLTSDYVKSAKARGIPENRILYRHALRNALVPILTVMGLQLALLMAGAVLTETTFSWPGIGSYLIMKIRYRDFPAIQGTIVFFAIFVIIINIIVEIINALIDPRVRY